TGAAAGTGGTTTTTGATAGacaattggatctagttggtacttttgagaggACAAAATGAAAATTCCCAGTGTTCTTCTTTATTATTGagaataacaacaacaaaaaaggCGGGGAAAAGTGGGTCGCTGtgatggattgtgttaaatttgaattcaatgatataatatcattgtataagaaaaacgattctgagcaaagaatCTCATTCCTAGAAATGtctagcctatgatattactaagtatatttaatgatattattgtgaataaagtaatttatatataacccattTACATAGAACCttgttgtaaattttcaatccttagatacaaaatttaaacattttataaatttttaactacaaaataattattaaactctaaatacttataaaaagaaCTGTgcctatgttttttttcatatttttcaactgctattgtaacaatatatcaggagccttgtgtttaattttcaagcattaataacattttattgacagtctgaaagaaaactaaaaaaattgaaaactgacaatgtctgtaaacagctcaaaaagagtcaaaatatttttaaaatattatggtgtataaaaaataaaaatattaacattcagtgaaattttcatgtatctacagttattcattttagaattacaacaaaataacaaattcgctacatgagaaatcgagtgaatatccaaccATGTAGAAATATGAACtacaaacgctcataaaaatttcaattgatatgcttgtagacattttttttttttttttgataaagatagacaaacttatgaggaatcttgtgttacattttaaattctcagatttaaaaaaaaaaatttgaatttcatactcaaaaaaatttgcacatttttgtgatttttatgtattttgtaacgAATTTCGAACTTTATAtgcctataaaaataattaacttttaacttttaactttttttttaaataatgagtggTTTAACAAGTAGTTATGATTACAGAAaacaattatactatatttatttataatgtaaacatttgtaagaaaattattgatgtctattattttaaaaacatattttttttattccttgATTTGATTTTAgtgcaatatataaaaaaacttatttgaaataagtagacaacatatttttaataatgtaaaatactttGGAAAAAAGTGTTACTGactaattatttttgatgaacTATCCTAGATCTGCTTTtatattgttacctatatattttagttaattaataataataatgatttttgtaCCTCTTTCTGCAAATgccataaaaacaaataataccgctttcttttgtaaaatactgtgtgtatatattatatatggatgATTAATTTGACGTATAATATCTAGCTCTCGAGGCAAAAACTTAGAAACATAATCCTTGCTCGTCTGTCTTGTGTCAATTATTTTCACTACCAAATTTAATTCGTTATcttcttgtatatatttaacatgGCGTACTTCACCGTAACTTCCATTTGATATATGATCTAATATAATGTATCCGTCAGACTTAAGAATGTTTGTTTTTGATAACTCTTTATTTGATtttgtagttttattattaaataaaaacattattggtAAAAAcagttgtaaaaaaatatatttatttaaataatttaatttttagtgaggtaaaataataattcttccATAGTAATAGAATAtaagaatgataataatatttattagccAAGGcggtaattacaataataatatagtatgctataatttacattaatatttgtttaattgcaGAAAATGGTAGAAAAAGGTTTGATTCCTATGTTGATCAAGCTTTTATCTTtgtacataaaaacaaataaaatgccTCATATGTGTCCATTGGAGATGAAAGCTAAATCATTAGATTCTTCGACATTTGTTAACTGTGCCTCTCCAACAACTACGTATGATCATGATGCAAGCCCTATTTGGACACCGCCTAAAGATGATAACATAGCCACAGATTCGCATTCTCCATATTATTCCCCAGTTTGTGAATCTTTTGATATTGAGTCTGTGAACGCAGACGATTCAAAATCTGATGTCAGTGACTTTGAAGAAAAGGtcaaataaaattcacaatactTCCACTAAACAACTATTAtcaatataacttattttaatatctaatataaatgtataaatcacATTTTAGGACGATGAAATTATAGAACATTCATCTCCAGATGAAATTGTAGAACATTCATCTCTAGAAGATACAACagtgtgtaaaataatacagtTCCTAACACATGTAATGTACATAGAAAAAGTTGTGTTATTAATGGCTGATAAAAATGTGTGGGAGACAATTTTAGATTATATGCAATATATTGAAAATGGACATAACAATTCAAACGCATTAAAGATATTAGAGTTTATTACTCGGtacgtttttcttttttgttcagtttcacaataaattattacattgtatgtttttattttatagtgaagTTCTGAACTTAAATAGCATTCTCACTGAAgagttaattttaacaacacATCGAAGGCTATGTAGACCTATTCACGAACTCGAGTTGTGCAAGTATTGTATGATCCGAAACAAATTGGGTATGAAAATCACCAAAAATACTCAATCATTTTCATCAAAGTTTGGAGAAGGTATGATGACTGGTATAATGGATGAACCAGATACACCAGATGCTAaactaaaacttaaaatattagtgTCTGTTCATATCCCTCTTGTCATTCAAAGGTAAGTTGTATGTTATAGTTTTATCaccaacaatttttatattataaataatgaactataatGACTACGGATAAGACCATTGATTACAAATTTAATGGTTTAGAATTTTgatacgtttaaaataaattagaaaattctAAAAAGCGTAATTTGAAGATGAATATAGATTAaccattacaaatttacaaaaactttttacaaattagttttttctatactctatatttctattcaaattttaaaaacacctgGATGAAACCAGGTTTTGGTTAGGTAACACTCACCTGTTGCCCATTTAGCCTACTAAGTGCTTTTTATAGTATCATAGTTTCTAGATATTGAGCATAAATTGTACTTagaggtaattttttaatttttcaatttcttaattgttttcattaaaacagaaaaaattgatggcagatatatttaatgaagtgtcaatttattttaaatacacaatttattgaaaatcattaaataGTGGTAGTTTGAAAAATAAGCACTGAGAACATATAaagaacatataaaaatattgaattatctgTTAAtgcatttatgtattataataattacctacttataagcattgttaaaaatgattttttgttggTTAtacaatgagaaaaaaaaaatttttgtggAATAGGTACTTAACGATTAATTGAGCATCATccatataaaaagtatttattatcaatagtgGATTTTAGTTAGAAATGATAGTCAGCAAACACATAAGAAGTGCCTCTTGTCGAGCTTATCCATGAGCCCCTGACATACCTATCTATAACAAACTCTTTTCGCTGTAATTTAGGTAATCCCTAGAACAAAATATAGGGAGTTTCATCGGTATTTCCCTAATAAACAACTGTTAACTTTGCCAACGTTCATTATTAAAGTTAGAAACTTACTGTACTAAAAGTCCTTAAAATATGcaactaaaattgattttattaataaaaaaaaaccatagtatatatataaaaatgttaaaacatcaaaaataattaataatttatgaattaataattacttaaccTCATCTAACTCAGATATTTCTAATGATTATAcgactgaatatttattattttaggcatatttaaacaaaatacaacaatgtagttgaaaataaaaattatgttggtAGTCAAATAAGTAGTTAAAATTTCCTAGTAATACGATTCCATACTTCATATTCCGATACAAAATAATGATCACCACGATACATGAACGTCCGGAACACATACTgatgtttaattatttgtacaatGTAGAATCTATATCTCATTAAGTTTCTAATTGTCAATAGCAATGTTGTTTATTAGTTGACAAAGATACTTTTTAagtaaagataatttattttgggAATTTCGTTTCCCAAAATGATGTCCAAACACAACATTGACCgacaatactaaattataaattataaaaataattaaatgcaaaaaattcACTAATATGCtaacaaatttttcaaatataccattttccaaaaacaatttacttgacaaaataatcaaaattatacatagtcaaatgttgtattattaaatatatttcacaaaaaatgtatatcttacccaaagtctaaaataatatatgaacaccACAAACTGCGAGAAATCCTGAACACTAttccataataaataaattgaaaattacataAACAACTTCGGCTAATAGCTCTACTggtaattggtataatattatattttttgagatattcttattttttttttaatcttattcaACTATTACGTGGTCGCCAGGaactatattttttcatttacctTGTACCATGTACCATATtgaatctatataaaatatttttatactataaatcatAGATTATTGTATACTAATTACTTATATCTTCTTTCATCAACaaactttatttaaatcaattgatcaatataattgtatttttcagCAATCCCAAACTATTGATTCTACTGTTATCTCGTTACAAAGTATATTACATgttgtgtaatataattaaagatGACCAAAATCCATCATTTGATGATGCTATTGGAGCTTTAATAGCTTTATTTGATAaagtaaaaattacttttaaaaaatcagaaatacaatattgtcaAACCCGAGATTGCAATAAAAGTATTGTACAAAAAGAAACTACTGTAACAATAGAGATGGATGATGGTGTAttaataaatgcaaataaatcCTTATTATCGTTAAAATCTCCAATGTTTGAGGCCATGTTTCGATGCGGAGGTTTTAAGGAAGCATACCAAAATACTGTACGTTTAAATGATGTAAGTTCTGATTGTATCAAATCATTTTTACTTCTACTTGAAGTATATTGTGATTGTCTTTTGCCCGAAAATATCAATGTTCTCTTAGAATTAATAACAATCACAGATCAATACATGTCAAATGAATTATCtgaaaaaattattgtgtttatgATAAACTCTATTTCGGTTGATAATTGTGATATAATTTATGGATGGGCAAAAGATTTTGGTCATCAGTTAAGACTCGGAGCTAATGTGGATTTAGATGttgtcaaatatttatttacttcaaaTTCAAGATTCCCTGACCGTGTAAAAAGTATCAAAAAAATCAGTAGAAGTAGTTACGGAAAACTTTTTATTGAAGATTTAACAACCTTAATAAAACGTGGATTGTCGAGTATAATAACTTTTGATGATAAAACATCATTATTTTATCTGAACAAATTACATAGTGGACTAGATTAATCTAGTAACATGAGTACATGATTAAATAGTGTACAGTGCtcactaattaaaaattgtgtgATTATGAAATCACCATTTTTCGACCGCATTAAATTAGTACAATTAGTGGgacactatatacctattaaatataatatactatattgtatgatatttatgttttgtgatttttttttcatattagttttatcgttgtaaaatattaataaagactAATTATGGTCAAAACATAATTACTTAATActgattttttattgttaatgtccttaatgaatacattttattcaaacaacaTCTATTCATACTGTTAATGTCTAATGCTAGGATATGATAACTCCCTTGACTACAACATAAACAATGaggaaacaaattattattttctgttgaATGTATATTTGATGTTGTTTGGTTATCGTTAACATGTAATATCCGACTGTTATCTGAAATCAGGTGAATCCAAGTTAAGCTAAaagtattgtattttgtataataacacGAGAAAATTTACCATTTGATTCCACATCCATTAGGTCCGTTTTTAGATTGtcatgtttatttttcattgagttcttgtacatttttattgctTCTTCATAATTTGGAGGCGCCTCGTAATCTGGTGGTGGTTCATATGCTGGTGGCTcgtcaattaaataatttgaattcacCCTTCCTATTTCTGAAGTCAGACTGTTGTCTTCTAATTGAATTCCTTCCACTTAAAAACACAATGATGGTTTAACTTcatgttaaaatgtaataatgttatattaattgtactCACAAAGTAGCTGACTGATGGATATAAGTCGATTTTGAAAATCTGTCTGAATGTGGTAACTTGTAGCAATTTTATATACTACCATTAGaactattatgaaaaatattatgaaacctGCAATGACAAAAATAAGTATAGATAAAGGTACATGTTATGGGTACGATTCACATTAGTTAAGTacaataaaaaacttttattatccATCATAGCTTTTAAACCTTTAACCTTGTTAGTGTTCTATCTCTTCAGTGGTAATCGGTCAaagagttaatttgaaaaagtagACAAAAACCCcgtaacacatttttattgtcagacaaaaaatccgaaaatagaaaatattctattcaatttgcatttataattatattaataattaataatacatataatatattatacctattcatttaaaaaatgttattaattttcttattcaatgttaataatatgttgtatttgaTTTACTTGCCTTAtacttattattcaaaataatggtcaatatataagttaaaaaatatataagaaaaaatcagacttgggtaaaatactttatgataataatattcctaaatatttggaatacttcacaaaaattaaatattacatttaaaatgtaatgttaaatggtacatttaacggacaACAAAGTGAActggatcagctagtatattatataattatattaatgaaaatgtaataaaatattttagtatgtcGGACTATCGGACtttttatctgaaaataaaaaaatgcatggACATTTTGCCCAACTTTTTAAAACGAACTTTTCATACGGGATTCCATTTCAAATCTTATTTGAATAAACAGTAATTAATTTCCAGTTGAAagtttatatttgatatttaaatatacctacattctACAGGGCTATCAAAAGTATAGCCACATATTATGACTGAGagtaaataaatagatattatatcaaCAGATTATAAAATCGAGGTAATTTATC
Above is a window of Metopolophium dirhodum isolate CAU chromosome 3, ASM1992520v1, whole genome shotgun sequence DNA encoding:
- the LOC132940866 gene encoding uncharacterized protein LOC132940866 → MDSVTSALANVAANKGGIYGSLVYLRSEMAKKNGALKEFQEYGGVKILSRLLQQVNPKITSLVLSILGDYSMNSECREELLDYGVLKDLSFIMKNINVDSIHYRIFRLIANLAKSEAHIQAMYKHNIHSITIQILSNTDSDLTRYTAIRALRKIWENSSKIGCSEMLKLRAVKIISDSLKSECKEIVMAVLRAQTAILYRVLELKHAKNSLDAVVQILGNSEEKSIDNICILVNLLPEQPLVSKIIYAMCKIRDALGYLHQSRLIVHITEILKKEDNHYLTLSMCLLLQCPLNRIRFVGIQDWQSLFLGLITSTNHTYIDIAINTLPHFQYCNVTIKKMVEKGLIPMLIKLLSLYIKTNKMPHMCPLEMKAKSLDSSTFVNCASPTTTYDHDASPIWTPPKDDNIATDSHSPYYSPVCESFDIESVNADDSKSDVSDFEEKDDEIIEHSSPDEIVEHSSLEDTTVCKIIQFLTHVMYIEKVVLLMADKNVWETILDYMQYIENGHNNSNALKILEFITREVLNLNSILTEELILTTHRRLCRPIHELELCKYCMIRNKLGMKITKNTQSFSSKFGEGMMTGIMDEPDTPDAKLKLKILVSVHIPLVIQSNPKLLILLLSRYKVYYMLCNIIKDDQNPSFDDAIGALIALFDKVKITFKKSEIQYCQTRDCNKSIVQKETTVTIEMDDGVLINANKSLLSLKSPMFEAMFRCGGFKEAYQNTVRLNDVSSDCIKSFLLLLEVYCDCLLPENINVLLELITITDQYMSNELSEKIIVFMINSISVDNCDIIYGWAKDFGHQLRLGANVDLDVVKYLFTSNSRFPDRVKSIKKISRSSYGKLFIEDLTTLIKRGLSSIITFDDKTSLFYLNKLHSGLD